Part of the Tolypothrix sp. PCC 7910 genome, GTTGACAGAACTACAGCAAACTTGTGTTGATTTATTTCTACTGAGTGATTTAATTGGCAGTTGGTTTAGAGTGAAGTTAAAACCTCCCTCTTCAACATGGAAAAAGTGTTATGTGGAAAACTGTGTTTTTAACACTGATATTATTGATTGCCTCAGTTTTATTAATTGCTGAAACTACCTTTGCTACTCCTTGGATTGAAGGAAATACATGGCCTGCTGAGACGACTATCAAGGCTACTCAACCTGAGGTACCACCATCCCAAGAATTACCAAAGGCTAATGATGAAGCGACAAGCAATCAACAACCCCACGCTAGCGAAACATAGAATTAGAACAAACCTGTAGAAAAACAATCAGTTATCAACGCTGTCTATCTACGAGCTGCTAATCCTGCTGTATGTAGATCAGCAGAAATAGAAATATATTAAGAAGTATATATTAAGAATTATAAAAAGTAAGAGTCACAAAAGGCTGTACCCTGCAGGGAAGCAAGCTAGGCTTAGCATCTGTGAGCAGAGGAGTCTCAAAGTTGAAGTATGAACTAAATCAGCTTGTATAGTCAGCCTTATGTCGCTATGGGATGGGTAATTTATTTACGGCGTATTGTACGGTATTGTACGGTATTGTACGAGTTACAAAAGCGATCGCTTTTTTCTTAGTCCATAAAATTATCGTTCCTCAGCTAGAGCTTAGGAACGATAATTAAAACTTAAGGAAACACTAATATATTGGAACTCTAGGACTTTAACTAATCCCTGCCTGCGATCGCAATTTTGCCTTCAAGACAACTTGAGCTATAGCTTCGCTAAAGAAGCCTCAACTAATTTTTTAAATTTCAAGTATGCTTCTGGTGCGGTCAGACCTATTGAAGTGTCTTCATCAGGGATATAGAATACTGGGCTATCGGCGTAGTGACGAACAACAAAAGAAGGAATCAGCTTCAAATTAACTGCTTTTCTTCCCCATGATTCTGCTTGTTCTGCTAAGGTAGCTTCATCGTGAAATGTGTGGTGGTTCATAACAATAATAGAGGCTTGAGTTTCTTTATTAGAAATTACGTAGCACTTTGCGCTTACTGTACGCCATTAGGCTTTCTTGTAAGGCAGAGTATTATGAATTAAGATTGATTCAATTCGCAGCAGTTAGATAGATAACACTTCAGCAGTGTTATATTCCCAATTGTCTAAGACCATTACCATTGTCTGATTTTCAAGAGAGTGAGAAATGTTGCATCAGACTTGGGTATTGGTTTGATGACAAGTTAGCATTATCTGGAATGATGAATATCAGTAGTTACCAGAGTTTTTAACTTCTGATTCTCATCTTATTGACTTGTTATAAACATAAAATTTGAGGAACTTGTGAGGATTACTTATAAGGTCAGCAGATTTCAGATATCCAATTAATTACCATAAAAAACTCTATGGGTTTCACCTATTAAGCTCAAGTTTATCTATCACTTAAAGTCACTTCACGAAGATTGGCAACAGATACAAACTTAGAGTAATAATTCACTATTTCGTAAATTTTAGTAAAGCGCCAGATAAAACACATCTAATTTACATATCTATGGTGTGGGTATCTGGGTATCTTGTAAGCTACGGCTGTAATTTATATGTTTTATTGATAAAAAAATCCCGTTGTCAACTTAGCAACAACGGGATTCTAGGGAATTTTATATAAATTAGACTATCGATAAGCAACCTGTGGGCCTGCCCAAACTTCTGTTAGCTTTTGACCAAAAGTAATAGGCTCATCTGTATCTGTATTTGTAGTTACAGTTTTACCATCACTTGCCACTTTTACTAAAGGCCAGTCTTCTTCACCTAGTTCACCAGCTCTAAATAGCACGTGATCGGGTTGACTCTTACTCCAACCTAATAACACTGCAATCTTTTCATGTTCATCTTCTGCTTGTGCAGGAGAAACAGTGTTAGCAAGATTATTTTGCCGATCCCAAATCACTGCACGATCTGTAGAGTCTGCTGTATTGAATATACCTTCAAACCGACGAGCTAAGAAGCGATCGCCTTTTTCTGACCAACTCACAGGAACTAATACACCAATTGTTCCGTTTGGCTGGGTTGCTTCTCCTGAGCGCGCTTTTGTTTGTAACAGTGGATCACTAAGTACAGAAGTTGAAGCAATTACCCGTAACTTTTTAGTTTGGACATCTTCAACAAACAAAACGCTAGTAACACGACTATTGTACATTTGGGGTTGTACTTCTAGGCGCACTCTACTATAAACCACATACTTACCATCAGGAGAAACTACAGGCATACTGCGGTAGTAACGGACTCCCGAACGGCCTTGAGAACCAAGAGCTTCTTGAGTCGCTGTGATCCATTTCCAAGGAATGGGATGAGGACTACCTATAGGATCTGCTTGTGCTGCTTGCTCTGGCCCTGGTTGTTCAGAAACAGGAACTTCCGTTGCGAAGTTTGGTTGTGAGTCTCTGGGAATTGGTTGAGTTGCTGTCAATGATTGAGCAATATTTAACTCTTTTACCTGAGAATTACCTGCTGCCAAAGATTTGATTTTCGAGTCTTTTAATTTTTTTAATAAATTTAATTGACTAGAAGTCAGCTTTGTCGAAGGTGCAAGTTCCACTACTGATAATGGATCGCTTACAGGTACATTGCTGCTAGGTAGAGATTGCGAATTTGCTGCTACTGCCGAAGGATCAATTGCTTCTGGTGGTAATAATTGCGGTTCTCCAACAGTAGCCATTGCTTGTGGCTGAGAGTCAGATTCTCCTGCCAAGGAGTCAATTGTAGCTGCTTTTAATAATTCAGTTACATTAGGTTCATTACCAGTAGCCATTTCTACTGGTGCTGAATTTGATTTTTCTAAATCAGGAGTGCTATTTGCTACTTCTGATTGCTTAGCTGAGGTAGAGTGACCTGATGCTGCCACGAGAGGTGCGATCAGTATCGCAACGACAGCATATTTAACAAATGGTTGCACGCGGAACCATCCTGACAGCAAAAGAGGTTTAAGCATGGGTTGACTCTCTAGGGGGTGGCAGTTGCTGTGTGGGGAGCAAGCCTCTGCAGCAATGAAGTAGGCTATGAATATAGGTATAACAAGAAACTAAATACTTTAACGAGATAATTTGTTCAAATTTATGACTGCTTTACAAAAATTAAGTATCATATTTAACTCCTTGCTTTCCTAGTATAGTGTTATCTGCGATCACAGCAATAATGCAGATTAACCAAGCAATATAAGACACACAATAAACTATTCAGTATTCAGCCTTTAAAACCATACTGTACCTAGGGGTATCAGCATACAGGTAATAAACGCGAATTCAGGCAGATAACAAATACAGCCAAGATTCAAATAACTGGGCTGTGAGGACTTTTTTGGAGGATAACTAACCTATAGGCTGCTTCCTTATATAACCTGCGACAACAGCGCAGAAGCCGAATCTGAGGGAATTTGAGGCGTTAGTTGAAAAGCTAGCAAAGCTGACGCGCAACATATTGACTACTCAAAAACCACTACTAGTATCTACTCAAGATCATAGTTTTGTCATCTGCTCTACATTAATTGTGAGAAGACAGTGACATTTTAGCGATGTAAATACACCTACAGCTAACTTAAAGGAAACACAAAGAAACGAAACTGATCTTGTAGATGCACAGTGGTGTGGCAGACCTGCAGCGAATCAACCTCCGTGATTTAGCATCCGAAGGCATTGTCGTCAGACATCGCCAAAGAATTAGGCTCGCTCCAGCAAAAGCTGTTACTACTAGCTTACTTGCTGTCTAACATAAACTTAATTATAAGTTTATCAAGGAACCTTGAATTTCACCAATACCAAAACACTTTAGCACCAAAAAACTTAATTTGTTAAAAGATTATGGTGTAAAAAACAAATATTAAAAGTCAAGTATCTAAAGTCTAAATTTCATCAGCCTTTGACACTTGACTATTCACCCTTGACACTTAACTATTAACTCAGATGAAAATCGTATTTTTTGGTACTCCCCAATTTGCTGTTCCTACTTTAGAAAAATTGCTGCATCACCCAGAATTTGAGGTTTTAGGAGTAGTTACCCAACCAGACAAACGCCGAGAAAGAGGGAATAAATTAACACCTTCACCAGTCAAAACTATTGCTACTTCTTTTAATATTCCAGTATGGCAACCACAGCGGCTGAAAAAGCACACTGCAACCTTAACTAAACTTAAAGAATCAGATGCAGATGCGTTTGTGGTTGTGGCTTATGGGCAAATATTGTCTCAAGCAATCTTAGATATACCTAAGTTGGGTTGTATTAATGTACATGGCTCTATTTTGCCACAGTATCGGGGTGCAGCTCCCATTCAGTGGTGCTTGTACAATGGCGAGCTAGAAACAGGGATCACAACCATGTTAATGGATGCAGGCATGGATACAGGGGCTATGCTGCTTACAGCCACTACACCTATTGAATTACTAGATAATACCTATAATTTAGCCGAGCGATTGGCGACAATTGGTGCTGATCTACTAGTGGAAACCTTATTCAAACTCCAACAGCAGGAACTTGTTCCTATTCCTCAAGATAATGTCGCAGCGACTTATGCACCTTTAATTCAAAAGCAAGATTATGGATTGGATTGGTCTAAAAGCGCTATGCAATTACATAACCAAATCAGAGGCTTTTATCCCAACTGCACAGCCAGCTTTCGCAACCAAGTTGTGAAAATTACGGCTACCGTTCCCCTTGGTTGTGCCTACAGCTATCAGCTACCACCAGAATTAGCAAAAATACTTGATAAATTGCCTGATTTGTCAACTTTATCCGGTAGTCCGGGAGAAGTGGTAAGCATTACCAAGGGAATTGGAGCTATTGTCCAAACTGGCGAAGGTATGTTGTTGTTACGAGAGGTTCAGTTAGCTGGTAAACGTCCTCAGTCGGGATGGGATTTTGTTAATGGTACCCGCTTAACTGTAGGAGAAGTGTTTGAAAAAGGCTGAAGGATGTACCCCTACGGGTAAGCAAGCTACGAGCAGCGTCCCCTAGAGAAGGATGAAGTGTGAATTTCAGCTTTCATCCTTGCTCTTTTCATAAAAACGGCAAGAATTACAAGGGCCACTGGGATTGACTGCACAACGTACAATTTCTGAATGGGCATTGAAGCTACAGGTAGCATCACCGATGACCCATCGTCCCCCTACCAAACTTTTCTCCGCTGGTCTTTGAGCAGATTGTACGTAAAGGGCTATATTATGCAAGCGATAGCGCCCTGCTTTTAATTGATATTTGTGGCGGCGCTCTAAAACTGCGTAGGTTTTACCGTCAAAATCGAGATAGTTTCCTGGTTGCGGTGTCCAATCAAGTTGCGTTCTACCGAGGTACTGACGCGGATGCGTCAATATTACCTCGGTTGGTAAAGAGTCTGGCTCCATAAGCTGATGTGATTTGATTTACATTATAAAAATGGTATCGTAATAACCTCTTCTAGCTTATCGAATTTAGATTATAATTAATGGTTTACTAATTTTACTGATATAGACTATCCGGCGATCGCATCTCATACTTACGCGAATTGATCGGTTATTTAAGCTACTAAAATAAACAGCGCGATCGCATTTTTTAAACACTCTTGATTCAACAGCGATCGCGCTTCAAATTATGATTGACAAAATGCTATGATTGGCATCGAAATCAATCTAGGCGATCGCTTAGTCAGTGCTGCAGTTGAGTTTTGCATTCAGGCTAAACCTGCTAAGTACCATATGCGACTTTCTTGCCTGCTCTTTGCTGTTTAATATAGATTGAGTTTAGATTCATAAATCTTCACAGAGGCGAAGCGCTGCTAGGGAGTCGGTGAAGCCGATTCCAGCCTACGATGTGGTTGATTTATTAGGGGGAACAGGCGATAGAGACCGAAATCAAAAAGGCAAATTTTCCAACCAGCCTATTACATTGTTTAAAGTTATGTAGCCTTTTGATTACGGAGCCTCAGCCACTGCGGTAAACTATGCCTTGATTATAATTCCTTCGCAGAGAAGAACACTCGAAAGGAGCCTTTTTTCAATGTCTCATACCGTAAAAATCTACGATACCTGCATTGGCTGCACTCAGTGTGTCCGCGCTTGCCCTACTGACGTATTAGAGATGGTACCTTGGGATGGCTGCAAAGCTGCTCAAATTGCCTCTTCACCCCGTACAGAAGACTGCGTAGGATGCAAACGTTGCGAAACCGCTTGTCCCACAGACTTTTTAAGCATCCGGGTTTACCTTGGTGCTGAAACTACTCGCAGCATGGGTCTAGCTTACTAAGTTTTTGAGGAATTCATTTTAATTTCTCATTTTGCTCGCAATCAGTTTCTTCATTAGCAAGCACCTTTAGCAACGTAGGGTGGGAACTTGCCACCCTACAGTATCGTTCTTTAAAAATAGTGACTATTAAAAGGAGTAATATGCTCCTTTTTTCTTTGCTAAAATGTCACTTCTATGATACCAACTTAAACAGGTTGGAGTCATCCTCAACAGGGAATGGTGAACTAAATGTGCGGAATTGTTGGCTATATCGGCACTCAAGCAGCAACAGAAATCCTACTAGCTGGACTAGAAAAACTAGAGTATCGTGGGTATGATTCCGCTGGAATCGCTACCATCTGGGAAGGTGATGTTCAATGTGTGCGGGCTAAGGGTAAACTGCATAACTTACGTTCTAAACTAGAACTAATGGAAACCCCCGCCCAAATTGGTATCGGTCACACTCGTTGGGCAACACATGGTAAGCCAGAAGAATATAATGCTCATCCTCACTTAGACACAGCAATGCGAGTAGCGGTAGTGCAAAATGGCATTATCGAAAACTACCGCGAATTACGGGAAGAATTGAAATCGAAAGGTCATCAGTTTCGTTCGGAAACAGATACCGAAGTCATTCCCCATCTCATTGCAGAAATTATCAAAAAATCTCCCTCTTCTTTATTAGAAGCAGTGCGCCAAGCCGTAACCCGCCTAGAAGGCGCATTTGCACTGGCTGTGATTTCTGCTGACTACCCAGATGAATTGATTGTAGTTCGGCAACAAGCACCCTTGGTAATTGGCTTTGGGCAAGGTGAGTTTTTTTGTGCTTCCGATACACCAGCGATCGTTGCATATACCCGGGCTGTACTACCATTAGACAATGGCGAAATTGCCCGGTTAACACCTCTAGGTGTGGAAGTTTATAACTTTGCTGGAGATAGACTGAAAAAACAACCCCGACTGCTGAATTTGAATCCCACGATGGTAGAAAAGCAGGGATTCAAACACTTTATGCTCAAAGAAATTTATGAGCAACCAGGAGTAGTACGCGCTAGTTTAGAAGCTTATTTTAATAATGATGCTAATGCGGCTGGAGCTAGCCAGTCACCGATTAATTTAGGTTTACCTGAATCATTCTATGCAGATATAGAACAAATTCAAATCGTTGCTTGTGGTACTAGCTGGCACGCAGCTTTAGTAGGAAAATATTTACTAGAACAATTAGCTGGTATTTCTACACAAGTACATTATGCCTCGGAATATCGCTATGCACCATCACCTTTGATAGCTAATACATTAATTATTGGTGTTACGCAATCAGGAGAAACAGCTGATACTTTGGCAGCTTTAGCAATGGA contains:
- the psaC gene encoding photosystem I iron-sulfur center protein PsaC, with translation MSHTVKIYDTCIGCTQCVRACPTDVLEMVPWDGCKAAQIASSPRTEDCVGCKRCETACPTDFLSIRVYLGAETTRSMGLAY
- the fmt gene encoding methionyl-tRNA formyltransferase — encoded protein: MKIVFFGTPQFAVPTLEKLLHHPEFEVLGVVTQPDKRRERGNKLTPSPVKTIATSFNIPVWQPQRLKKHTATLTKLKESDADAFVVVAYGQILSQAILDIPKLGCINVHGSILPQYRGAAPIQWCLYNGELETGITTMLMDAGMDTGAMLLTATTPIELLDNTYNLAERLATIGADLLVETLFKLQQQELVPIPQDNVAATYAPLIQKQDYGLDWSKSAMQLHNQIRGFYPNCTASFRNQVVKITATVPLGCAYSYQLPPELAKILDKLPDLSTLSGSPGEVVSITKGIGAIVQTGEGMLLLREVQLAGKRPQSGWDFVNGTRLTVGEVFEKG
- the glmS gene encoding glutamine--fructose-6-phosphate transaminase (isomerizing) yields the protein MCGIVGYIGTQAATEILLAGLEKLEYRGYDSAGIATIWEGDVQCVRAKGKLHNLRSKLELMETPAQIGIGHTRWATHGKPEEYNAHPHLDTAMRVAVVQNGIIENYRELREELKSKGHQFRSETDTEVIPHLIAEIIKKSPSSLLEAVRQAVTRLEGAFALAVISADYPDELIVVRQQAPLVIGFGQGEFFCASDTPAIVAYTRAVLPLDNGEIARLTPLGVEVYNFAGDRLKKQPRLLNLNPTMVEKQGFKHFMLKEIYEQPGVVRASLEAYFNNDANAAGASQSPINLGLPESFYADIEQIQIVACGTSWHAALVGKYLLEQLAGISTQVHYASEYRYAPSPLIANTLIIGVTQSGETADTLAALAMEKERRQGKEAKYQARLLGITNRPESSLGHLVPHIINTLAGIEIGVAATKTFVAQLMAFYALALDLAAHRQSISPDKIAEIIEGLRQIPKEIEATLETQESLTEQLAHQFAETQDFIFLGRGINFPIALEGALKLKEISYIHAEGYPAGEMKHGPIALLDAKVPVVAIAVPGSVYEKVISNAQEAKARDSRLIGVTPVKDGEAAEIFNDLLPVPTVDELLSPIVSVIPLQLLAYHIAARRGLDVDQPRNLAKSVTVE
- a CDS encoding DUF6464 family protein translates to MEPDSLPTEVILTHPRQYLGRTQLDWTPQPGNYLDFDGKTYAVLERRHKYQLKAGRYRLHNIALYVQSAQRPAEKSLVGGRWVIGDATCSFNAHSEIVRCAVNPSGPCNSCRFYEKSKDES